Proteins encoded by one window of Chondromyces crocatus:
- a CDS encoding S41 family peptidase, protein MRSPWLTATTLFVALLPAGCGASSAPRPSSDVPADDVRAVASFLGDVHPAPYRYVDPATLSQRVDSEVARLDALQEPTEFDVGLAIHRVLASVGDGHLAVAMPSFQPTAGVTLSLVPIMPIRIGARVLVDATTQDLPAGTELLAIDGVPIDDVYQTLAPLVLVDGARDELRRAGLERGFARYYPLAFGMRDRYVLRIQEPGADPRDLTLDGLDRDALGALVANRRSNALRGGPPLSPPWPTATRHDDAVILRLAGFGILDEAEYTRRTDALFAELSGDETLVLDLRGNEGGLRTNGIAVLNHVLASPYAQWQRMDTRIRQMPDAWRSAVTFPFVPESALTSYFPDDALVREGDPLAARMRPHGAGHRGRVLAFIDGATNSAAVEALVALRAARPDALLVGTETGGECGRHIGELPVQFSTPERGFGVLVSLIALTHVPVKGCEPGRGFVPDAEIALDEAAFLSGRDPYLDALTALSR, encoded by the coding sequence GTGCGTTCCCCCTGGCTCACCGCCACCACCCTGTTCGTCGCGCTCCTGCCTGCGGGATGCGGCGCCTCTTCTGCGCCGCGCCCCTCCAGCGATGTCCCTGCCGACGATGTCCGCGCCGTCGCGAGCTTCCTCGGGGACGTGCACCCCGCACCGTACCGCTACGTCGACCCTGCCACGCTCTCGCAGCGCGTCGACAGCGAGGTCGCGCGCCTCGACGCGCTCCAGGAACCGACCGAATTCGACGTGGGCCTCGCCATCCACCGCGTGCTCGCCTCGGTGGGCGACGGTCACCTCGCGGTCGCCATGCCCTCGTTCCAGCCCACCGCGGGTGTCACGCTCTCGCTCGTCCCGATCATGCCCATCCGCATCGGCGCCCGCGTGCTGGTGGATGCCACGACCCAGGATCTCCCCGCGGGCACGGAGCTGCTCGCCATCGACGGCGTCCCCATCGACGACGTCTACCAGACCCTCGCCCCCCTCGTGCTCGTCGACGGCGCGCGCGACGAGCTGCGCCGCGCGGGCCTCGAACGCGGCTTCGCGCGCTACTACCCGCTCGCGTTCGGCATGCGTGACCGCTACGTCCTCCGCATCCAGGAGCCAGGCGCCGACCCGCGTGATCTCACGCTCGATGGCCTCGACCGTGACGCCCTCGGCGCGCTCGTGGCGAACCGCCGCTCGAATGCGCTGCGCGGCGGTCCCCCGCTCTCGCCGCCCTGGCCCACCGCGACCCGCCACGACGATGCCGTCATCCTGCGGCTCGCTGGCTTCGGCATCCTCGACGAGGCCGAATACACGCGGCGCACCGACGCCCTCTTCGCCGAGCTGTCGGGCGACGAGACGCTCGTGCTGGACCTCCGTGGCAACGAGGGCGGCCTCCGCACGAACGGCATCGCCGTCCTGAACCACGTGCTCGCGTCCCCCTACGCCCAGTGGCAGCGCATGGACACGCGCATCCGCCAGATGCCCGACGCCTGGCGTTCGGCCGTGACCTTCCCCTTCGTCCCCGAGAGCGCGCTCACCTCGTACTTCCCCGACGACGCCCTCGTCCGCGAGGGCGACCCGCTGGCCGCGCGCATGCGCCCGCACGGCGCTGGCCACCGCGGCCGGGTCCTCGCGTTCATCGACGGCGCCACGAACTCGGCGGCGGTCGAAGCCCTCGTCGCCCTCCGCGCAGCGCGGCCCGATGCGCTCCTCGTCGGCACCGAGACGGGAGGCGAATGTGGACGCCACATCGGCGAGCTGCCCGTGCAGTTCAGCACGCCAGAGCGCGGCTTCGGCGTGCTCGTCTCCCTGATCGCCCTCACCCACGTCCCGGTCAAGGGCTGCGAGCCGGGTCGAGGCTTCGTCCCCGATGCGGAGATCGCGCTCGACGAAGCCGCATTCCTCTCGGGACGCGACCCCTACCTCGACGCACTGACCGCGCTTTCTCGCTGA